A single genomic interval of bacterium harbors:
- a CDS encoding transcriptional regulator: MGTQDGKPQRPRDFFASHPVFTHAEFIRAHTGTGRSQHTSNSLLAERIATGSLLRIKRGVYATVPVGTDAANYQPPPPLVATKLADDAVVAYHSALEFHGRAYSLWTREQYLTAGRLAPLRFRGVEYIAVQAPRAVRDLADFGGGIEVRPYAEGAVRVTTLERTLVDLLHAPGQGGGWEEIWRSLAMADYFELDAVLDHALLMGSALTVARIGFFLEQHRESLMVPDAFLARLAAHAPPQPLYLDRQRKSGRLIKPWNLIVPKTVLEQAWEEPHEDRA; this comes from the coding sequence ATGGGAACGCAAGACGGCAAGCCTCAGCGACCGCGGGATTTCTTCGCCAGCCACCCGGTCTTCACCCACGCGGAGTTCATCCGGGCGCACACCGGGACCGGCAGGAGCCAGCACACCAGCAACTCCCTGCTGGCCGAGCGCATCGCGACGGGCAGCCTGCTTCGGATCAAGCGCGGGGTGTACGCAACGGTGCCGGTCGGGACCGACGCTGCCAACTACCAGCCACCGCCTCCCCTGGTGGCCACGAAGCTGGCCGACGACGCGGTCGTGGCCTACCACTCTGCCCTCGAGTTTCACGGCCGCGCCTACTCGCTGTGGACTCGCGAGCAGTACCTGACCGCAGGCAGGCTGGCGCCCCTCCGCTTCCGTGGCGTCGAGTACATCGCCGTGCAGGCACCGCGAGCCGTTCGCGATCTTGCCGACTTCGGCGGGGGAATCGAGGTGCGACCCTACGCCGAAGGCGCCGTGCGGGTGACCACCCTGGAGCGAACCTTGGTGGATCTGCTCCACGCGCCGGGGCAGGGCGGCGGTTGGGAAGAGATCTGGCGCAGCCTGGCAATGGCGGACTACTTCGAGCTCGATGCCGTCCTGGACCATGCCTTGCTCATGGGTTCGGCGCTGACCGTCGCTCGCATCGGCTTCTTCCTGGAGCAGCACCGCGAAAGCCTGATGGTGCCCGACGCCTTCCTGGCTCGCCTCGCCGCGCATGCACCTCCCCAACCCTTGTACCTGGATCGCCAGCGGAAGTCGGGCCGGCTGATCAAGCCGTGGAACCTGATCGTTCCCAAGACGGTGCTGGAGCAAGCGTGGGAGGAAC